A DNA window from Providencia huaxiensis contains the following coding sequences:
- the dfrA1 gene encoding trimethoprim-resistant dihydrofolate reductase DfrA1 — protein sequence MKLSLMVAISKNGVIGNGPDIPWSAKGEQLLFKAITYNQWLLVGRKTFESMGALPNRKYAVVTRSSFTSDNENVLIFPSIKDALTNLKKITDHVIVSGGGEIYKSLIDQVDTLHISTIDIEPEGDVYFPEIPSNFRPVFTQDFASNINYSYQIWKKG from the coding sequence GTGAAACTATCACTAATGGTAGCTATATCGAAGAATGGAGTTATCGGGAATGGCCCTGATATTCCATGGAGTGCCAAAGGTGAACAGCTCCTGTTTAAAGCTATTACCTATAACCAATGGCTGTTGGTTGGACGCAAGACTTTTGAATCAATGGGAGCATTACCCAACCGAAAGTATGCGGTCGTAACACGTTCAAGTTTTACATCTGACAATGAGAACGTATTGATCTTTCCATCAATTAAAGATGCTTTAACCAACCTAAAGAAAATAACGGATCATGTCATTGTTTCAGGTGGTGGGGAGATATACAAAAGCCTGATCGATCAAGTAGATACACTACATATATCTACAATAGACATCGAGCCGGAAGGTGATGTTTACTTTCCTGAAATCCCCAGCAATTTTAGGCCAGTTTTTACCCAAGACTTCGCCTCTAACATAAATTATAGTTACCAAATCTGGAAAAAGGGTTAA
- a CDS encoding quaternary ammonium compound efflux SMR transporter QacE delta 1 has product MKGWLFLVIAIVGEVIATSALKSSEGFTKLAPSAVVIIGYGIAFYFLSLVLKSIPVGVAYAVWSGLGVVIITAIAWLLHGQKLDAWGFVGMGLIIAAFLLARSPSWKSLRRPTPW; this is encoded by the coding sequence ATGAAAGGCTGGCTTTTTCTTGTTATCGCAATAGTTGGCGAAGTAATCGCAACATCCGCATTAAAATCTAGCGAGGGCTTTACTAAGCTTGCCCCTTCCGCCGTTGTCATAATCGGTTATGGCATCGCATTTTATTTTCTTTCTCTGGTTCTGAAATCCATCCCTGTCGGTGTTGCTTATGCAGTCTGGTCGGGACTCGGCGTCGTCATAATTACAGCCATTGCCTGGTTGCTTCATGGGCAAAAGCTTGATGCGTGGGGCTTTGTAGGTATGGGGCTCATAATTGCTGCCTTTTTGCTCGCCCGATCCCCATCGTGGAAGTCGCTGCGGAGGCCGACGCCATGGTGA
- the sul1 gene encoding sulfonamide-resistant dihydropteroate synthase Sul1 gives MVTVFGILNLTEDSFFDESRRLDPAGAVTAAIEMLRVGSDVVDVGPAASHPDARPVSPADEIRRIAPLLDALSDQMHRVSIDSFQPETQRYALKRGVGYLNDIQGFPDPALYPDIAEADCRLVVMHSAQRDGIATRTGHLRPEDALDEIVRFFEARVSALRRSGVAADRLILDPGMGFFLSPAPETSLHVLSNLQKLKSALGLPLLVSVSRKSFLGATVGLPVKDLGPASLAAELHAIGNGADYVRTHAPGDLRSAITFSETLAKFRSRDARDRGLDHA, from the coding sequence ATGGTGACGGTGTTCGGCATTCTGAATCTCACCGAGGACTCCTTCTTCGATGAGAGCCGGCGGCTAGACCCCGCCGGCGCTGTCACCGCGGCGATCGAAATGCTGCGAGTCGGATCAGACGTCGTGGATGTCGGACCGGCCGCCAGCCATCCGGACGCGAGGCCTGTATCGCCGGCCGATGAGATCAGACGTATTGCGCCGCTCTTAGACGCCCTGTCCGATCAGATGCACCGTGTTTCAATCGACAGCTTCCAACCGGAAACCCAGCGCTATGCGCTCAAGCGCGGCGTGGGCTACCTGAACGATATCCAAGGATTTCCTGACCCTGCGCTCTATCCCGATATTGCTGAGGCGGACTGCAGGCTGGTGGTTATGCACTCAGCGCAGCGGGATGGCATCGCCACCCGCACCGGTCACCTTCGACCCGAAGACGCGCTCGACGAGATTGTGCGGTTCTTCGAGGCGCGGGTTTCCGCCTTGCGACGGAGCGGGGTCGCTGCCGACCGGCTCATCCTCGATCCGGGGATGGGATTTTTCTTGAGCCCCGCACCGGAAACATCGCTGCACGTGCTGTCGAACCTTCAAAAGCTGAAGTCGGCGTTGGGGCTTCCGCTATTGGTCTCGGTGTCGCGGAAATCCTTCTTGGGCGCCACCGTTGGCCTTCCTGTAAAGGATCTGGGTCCAGCGAGCCTTGCGGCGGAACTTCACGCGATCGGCAATGGCGCTGACTACGTCCGCACCCACGCGCCTGGAGATCTGCGAAGCGCAATCACCTTCTCGGAAACCCTCGCGAAATTTCGCAGTCGCGACGCCAGAGACCGAGGGTTAGATCATGCCTAG
- a CDS encoding P-loop ATPase, Sll1717 family, protein MDPNDISIRFLEHSDIIQFLDTLDVNLDLFYRLLWRHILIVELLKLRYNIKNETDNRNFFDSISDYFRRDTVKKKAIEYFREWGDRFWLDTDEHLKVITQKLENDTKANLGAKYTGLSFSVSGAEKLTDEQKIEIKQRASQVVSGLQIQKLNEMLDLISEHSFHDPQQKFYIVIDQLDESWANTITRCKFIRALIEEIKTFRKVENIKIIAAMRKDLLDLVFDKTRGAGFQEEKYESYILPIQWTRDELTDLIEKRVKEVFKRQYTNEDVTFKDIFPSATKGGGQLAIDFIMERTLFRPRDILQFVNECFKVAYGRERISWRTIYAAEAQYSEKRLKSLKEEWGEVYPSFDETVEILRGLQTSFKRSDLSESRLEHIITDLYDQKTDDPCVCAVKDYFDTTGEVKQAEILNKILICLYRVGAIGIKISALSTFMWSFFDQSTVSRGEVRRASQIKVHKMLYRSLDIQVTGSERFEVIDTEDLP, encoded by the coding sequence ATAGATCCTAATGACATATCAATAAGGTTTCTAGAACACTCAGACATAATTCAATTCCTAGATACCTTAGACGTTAATTTAGATCTATTCTATCGACTTTTATGGAGACATATCCTTATAGTTGAGTTACTTAAACTCAGATATAACATCAAGAATGAAACAGACAATCGAAACTTCTTTGACAGTATTAGTGATTATTTCAGAAGAGATACTGTAAAGAAAAAAGCCATTGAATACTTTAGAGAATGGGGTGATAGATTTTGGCTTGACACTGATGAACACTTAAAAGTCATCACTCAAAAGCTTGAAAATGATACCAAAGCAAACTTAGGCGCAAAATATACAGGCTTATCCTTCAGCGTTAGTGGAGCCGAAAAACTAACTGATGAACAAAAAATAGAGATAAAACAAAGGGCTAGTCAGGTTGTGAGTGGTCTGCAAATTCAGAAACTGAACGAAATGCTAGATTTAATCTCAGAACACTCATTTCATGACCCCCAACAAAAGTTTTATATCGTAATTGATCAATTGGATGAAAGTTGGGCTAACACGATTACAAGATGTAAGTTTATTCGAGCACTAATTGAGGAAATAAAAACTTTTCGAAAAGTTGAAAATATTAAGATTATCGCGGCTATGCGGAAGGATTTATTAGATCTCGTTTTCGACAAAACGCGGGGAGCTGGATTTCAAGAAGAAAAGTATGAATCCTATATTTTACCCATACAGTGGACACGCGATGAGTTGACCGATTTGATAGAAAAGCGCGTCAAAGAAGTATTCAAACGGCAATACACCAATGAAGATGTCACATTCAAAGATATATTCCCTTCAGCTACTAAAGGAGGAGGTCAACTAGCCATTGATTTTATTATGGAGCGTACGCTCTTTCGCCCAAGAGATATTCTTCAATTTGTAAATGAGTGTTTCAAAGTCGCATATGGGCGTGAGCGAATCTCATGGAGAACAATTTATGCTGCTGAAGCACAATACTCAGAGAAAAGACTTAAGTCCCTCAAAGAAGAGTGGGGAGAAGTATACCCATCATTTGACGAAACTGTAGAAATACTAAGAGGTTTACAGACGTCTTTCAAACGTTCAGATCTTTCTGAATCTCGTCTAGAACATATAATTACAGATTTATATGACCAGAAAACAGATGACCCATGTGTTTGTGCCGTAAAGGACTATTTCGATACAACGGGAGAAGTCAAACAAGCAGAAATACTAAATAAGATTCTAATTTGTTTATATCGTGTTGGAGCCATTGGAATAAAAATCAGTGCGCTCAGTACATTTATGTGGTCTTTCTTTGATCAAAGTACGGTGAGTAGGGGGGAAGTGAGGCGTGCTTCTCAAATCAAGGTACATAAAATGCTTTATCGTTCCTTAGATATACAGGTAACTGGCTCAGAAAGGTTTGAAGTAATAGACACAGAAGATTTACCTTAG
- a CDS encoding Qnr family pentapeptide repeat protein, whose amino-acid sequence MKLNHHTYQQTDFSNRDLSNLVFNNCCFYQCNFSRADMRDSKFINCSFIEKSDVEGCNFAYADLRDASFQHCRLAMAHFSGADCFGIELRDCDLKGANFSRARFVNQVSNYMYFCSAYITGCNLSYANLERQCLEKCDLFENRWIGANLHGVSFKESDLSRGSFSEDCWEQARFQGCDLTHIELTGLDPRRVDLTGVKICDWQQEQLLEKLGVIVVPD is encoded by the coding sequence ATGAAATTAAATCATCACACTTACCAACAAACTGATTTCTCGAATCGAGATCTGTCGAACTTAGTTTTCAACAATTGTTGCTTTTATCAATGTAACTTTAGCCGTGCCGACATGCGTGATTCTAAATTCATCAATTGCAGCTTTATTGAGAAAAGCGATGTGGAGGGATGCAATTTTGCGTATGCCGATCTCAGAGATGCATCTTTTCAACACTGTCGATTGGCGATGGCTCATTTCAGCGGGGCGGACTGTTTTGGGATTGAACTGAGAGATTGTGATTTAAAAGGTGCCAACTTTTCTCGCGCCCGCTTTGTTAATCAGGTCTCGAACTATATGTATTTTTGTTCCGCTTACATCACGGGATGTAATTTATCCTACGCCAACTTGGAGCGGCAGTGCCTCGAAAAATGTGATCTGTTTGAAAACCGCTGGATTGGCGCCAACTTGCACGGGGTTTCTTTTAAAGAGTCTGACCTAAGTCGTGGTTCATTTTCAGAGGACTGCTGGGAACAAGCGCGTTTCCAAGGCTGTGATTTAACCCATATTGAACTGACCGGGTTGGATCCCCGCAGAGTGGATTTAACGGGAGTGAAAATTTGCGATTGGCAGCAAGAACAACTGCTGGAGAAGCTGGGTGTGATTGTGGTTCCTGACTAA
- a CDS encoding YajD family HNH nuclease — MSSDHYGTSARYARKEADYREKALKLYPWVCGRCAREFVYSNLRELTVHHKDHDHTNNPEDGSNWELLCLYCHDHEHSKYLEYELHGSEIKPGEDEHQGATYNPFADLAKMMKK, encoded by the coding sequence ATGTCTTCAGATCATTACGGAACCAGTGCCCGTTACGCACGTAAAGAAGCCGATTACCGAGAGAAAGCACTCAAACTTTACCCTTGGGTATGCGGAAGGTGTGCCAGAGAGTTTGTCTATTCAAACCTGCGTGAATTAACCGTTCACCACAAAGATCATGACCATACCAACAACCCCGAAGATGGTAGCAACTGGGAGTTGTTGTGCCTCTATTGTCACGATCATGAACATAGCAAATACCTAGAATATGAACTTCATGGCAGTGAAATAAAGCCCGGAGAAGATGAACATCAGGGGGCAACGTACAATCCATTTGCTGATTTAGCAAAGATGATGAAGAAGTAA
- a CDS encoding zinc-dependent alcohol dehydrogenase family protein, whose protein sequence is MTIEQVPLNSLEEDKIRVKIEATNINPSDLLSIHGVGQYRHSHQPPRVPGFEAVGQIIVSNHAEFTVGQRVVVATSGTWQKYIDVSPDNLFIIPPHLDKGYACQLYINALTAWVLTTEIAQLKQEDVLIINAGSSAIGKIFAQLSSSLGFTLIVVTSKPENYPYDSNHVIDAKVDLLTQIQQLDFPGPNIAFDAIGGKKGTELIHTIGENGRYINYGTLSLEFYQPHFFEYAKNLNIEFSTFFLRYWENAVGKDIRREKFSMMLDHFITNGIQLDVDRCIPLEQIQNAIKLIESKSTNLHGKIILLPM, encoded by the coding sequence TTGACGATTGAACAGGTACCTTTGAATTCGCTTGAAGAAGATAAAATCAGAGTAAAAATCGAAGCAACTAATATTAATCCAAGCGACTTGTTGTCTATACATGGTGTAGGTCAATACAGGCATAGTCATCAGCCGCCCCGAGTACCCGGATTTGAAGCTGTTGGACAAATCATCGTCTCCAACCATGCAGAATTTACCGTAGGGCAAAGAGTTGTCGTGGCTACCAGCGGTACTTGGCAGAAATATATCGATGTATCACCAGATAACCTTTTCATCATTCCGCCGCACCTGGACAAAGGTTATGCGTGCCAGTTGTATATCAATGCGCTAACAGCGTGGGTTTTAACCACCGAAATTGCTCAGTTGAAGCAAGAAGATGTACTGATTATCAACGCTGGAAGTTCTGCAATAGGTAAAATTTTTGCACAGCTATCTTCATCGCTAGGGTTCACTCTTATTGTCGTAACGTCGAAGCCTGAAAATTATCCATATGATTCAAACCATGTAATAGATGCAAAAGTAGACCTACTCACTCAAATACAGCAACTTGATTTCCCTGGCCCAAATATTGCGTTCGACGCTATTGGAGGCAAAAAAGGAACAGAACTGATTCATACCATCGGCGAGAATGGACGGTATATCAACTATGGAACTCTTTCTCTGGAGTTCTATCAGCCTCATTTCTTTGAGTATGCGAAGAACCTAAACATTGAATTCAGTACATTTTTCTTACGTTACTGGGAGAATGCTGTTGGTAAAGATATCCGACGTGAAAAATTTTCGATGATGCTAGACCATTTCATCACCAATGGAATACAACTAGATGTAGATCGTTGTATTCCATTGGAACAAATTCAGAACGCTATCAAGCTAATCGAGTCCAAATCTACGAACTTACATGGAAAAATCATTTTGCTACCAATGTAG
- a CDS encoding IS91-like element ISCR1 family transposase has product MSLARNATASQSPTQTNGYERHQPDQTLLYQLVEQHYPAFKASLEAQGQHLPRYIQQEFNDLLQCGRLEYGFMRVRCEDCHHERLVAFSCKRRGFCPSCGARRMAESAALLIDEVFPKEPIRQWVLSFPFQLRFLLARHPQLMGQVLSIVYRTLSTHLIKKAGYTKASAQTGSVTLIQRFGSALNLNVHYHMLFLDGVYAEDDYGKQRFHRVKAPTYDELNTLAHTLSHRIARCMEKRGILERDAENTWLTLEEGEDDTLTQLHGASVTYRIAVGPQQGRKVFTLQTLPGREDKADSSSRVANHAGFSLHAGVMAEAHQRDKLERLCRYISRPAVSEKRLALTANGQVRYELKTPYRNGTTHVIFEPLDFIAKLAALVPKPRVNLTRFHGVFAPNSKHRVQVTPAKRGKKPDKSEGLDTNWRDKSPAERHRAMTWMQRLKRVFNIDIEVCEHCGGHVKVIASIEDPKVIEQILKHLKQKTAKANAAKQRELPPERAPPLTPSLFDPSQSRLFD; this is encoded by the coding sequence ATGTCGCTGGCAAGGAACGCCACGGCGAGTCAATCGCCCACTCAAACAAACGGTTACGAACGCCACCAACCCGACCAGACGCTGCTCTACCAGCTGGTTGAGCAGCACTACCCAGCCTTCAAAGCCTCACTCGAAGCCCAAGGTCAACACCTGCCTCGCTACATCCAACAAGAATTCAACGACCTCCTCCAATGTGGCCGTCTGGAGTATGGTTTCATGCGGGTTCGCTGCGAGGATTGTCATCACGAGCGTCTGGTCGCCTTCAGCTGTAAACGACGCGGCTTTTGCCCTAGCTGCGGTGCCCGCCGGATGGCCGAGAGTGCGGCGCTGCTGATAGACGAAGTCTTCCCCAAGGAGCCCATTCGCCAGTGGGTGCTCAGCTTTCCTTTCCAGCTACGCTTTTTGCTGGCTCGCCATCCCCAGCTGATGGGCCAGGTCTTGAGTATCGTCTATCGTACACTCTCAACTCATCTGATCAAAAAAGCCGGTTACACCAAAGCCTCTGCACAAACTGGCTCAGTGACTCTTATCCAACGCTTTGGCTCCGCGCTAAATCTCAATGTCCACTACCACATGCTGTTTCTCGATGGTGTCTATGCCGAAGATGACTATGGCAAGCAACGCTTCCATCGTGTCAAGGCACCCACTTACGATGAGCTGAATACGCTCGCTCACACCCTCAGCCATCGCATCGCTCGCTGCATGGAAAAGCGTGGGATTTTGGAGCGTGATGCCGAGAATACGTGGTTGACACTGGAAGAGGGCGAAGACGATACGCTGACTCAATTACATGGTGCTTCGGTTACGTATCGCATTGCCGTCGGCCCCCAGCAAGGGCGCAAAGTCTTCACCCTGCAAACCTTGCCAGGGCGTGAGGATAAAGCCGACTCAAGCAGTCGAGTAGCCAACCATGCTGGTTTCTCGCTACACGCCGGTGTGATGGCCGAAGCGCATCAGCGGGATAAGCTTGAGCGCTTGTGTCGCTACATTAGTCGGCCAGCGGTTTCAGAAAAACGTCTGGCATTAACCGCCAATGGGCAGGTGCGTTACGAGCTCAAAACTCCGTACCGCAATGGCACCACCCATGTGATCTTCGAGCCGCTGGACTTCATCGCCAAACTCGCTGCGTTGGTACCTAAGCCGCGAGTCAACCTCACACGCTTCCACGGCGTCTTTGCACCGAACAGCAAACACCGAGTTCAAGTAACACCCGCCAAGCGGGGCAAGAAGCCCGACAAATCGGAAGGTCTCGATACTAACTGGCGTGACAAGAGTCCTGCAGAGCGCCACCGCGCCATGACCTGGATGCAACGCCTCAAGCGAGTCTTCAATATTGATATTGAAGTCTGCGAACACTGCGGCGGTCACGTCAAAGTGATTGCCAGCATCGAAGATCCGAAGGTCATTGAGCAGATTCTCAAGCATCTGAAACAGAAAACAGCCAAGGCGAATGCCGCCAAGCAGCGTGAGCTGCCACCAGAACGAGCGCCGCCACTGACTCCCAGCCTGTTCGATCCATCACAGAGTCGTCTCTTTGACTGA
- a CDS encoding inhibitor-resistant extended-spectrum class A beta-lactamase PER-4: MNVIIKAVVTASTLLMVSFSSFETSAQSPLLKEQIESIVIGKKATVGVAVWGPDDLEPLLINPFEKFPMQSVFKLHLAMLVLHQVDQGKLDLNQTVIVNRAKVLQNTWAPIMKAYQGDEFSVPVQQLLQYSVSHTDNVACDLLFELVGGPAALHDYIQSMGIKETAVVANEAQMHADDQVQYQNWTSMKGAAEILKKFEQKTQLSETSQALLWKWMVETTTGPERLKGLLPAGTVVAHKTGTSGIKAGKTAATNDLGIILLPDGRPLLVAVFVKDSAESSRTNEAIIAQVAQTAYQFELKKLSALSPN, encoded by the coding sequence ATGAATGTCATTATAAAAGCTGTAGTTACTGCCTCGACGCTACTGATGGTATCTTTTAGTTCATTCGAAACCTCAGCGCAATCCCCACTGTTAAAAGAGCAAATTGAATCCATAGTCATTGGAAAAAAAGCCACTGTAGGCGTTGCAGTGTGGGGGCCTGACGATCTGGAACCTTTACTGATTAATCCTTTTGAAAAATTCCCAATGCAAAGTGTATTTAAATTGCATTTAGCTATGTTGGTACTGCATCAGGTTGATCAGGGAAAGTTGGATTTAAATCAGACCGTTATCGTAAACAGGGCTAAGGTTTTACAGAATACCTGGGCTCCGATAATGAAAGCGTATCAGGGAGACGAGTTTAGTGTTCCAGTGCAGCAACTGCTGCAATACTCGGTCTCGCACACCGATAACGTGGCCTGTGATTTGTTATTTGAACTGGTTGGTGGACCAGCTGCTTTGCATGACTATATCCAGTCTATGGGTATAAAGGAGACCGCTGTGGTCGCAAATGAAGCGCAGATGCACGCCGATGATCAGGTGCAGTATCAAAACTGGACCTCGATGAAAGGTGCTGCAGAGATCCTGAAAAAGTTTGAGCAAAAAACACAGCTGTCTGAAACCTCGCAGGCTTTGTTATGGAAGTGGATGGTCGAAACCACCACAGGACCAGAGCGGTTAAAAGGTTTGTTACCAGCTGGTACTGTGGTCGCACATAAAACTGGTACTTCGGGTATCAAAGCCGGAAAAACTGCGGCCACTAATGATTTAGGTATCATTCTGTTGCCTGATGGACGGCCCTTGCTGGTTGCTGTTTTTGTGAAAGACTCAGCCGAGTCAAGCCGAACCAATGAAGCTATCATTGCGCAGGTTGCTCAGACTGCGTATCAATTTGAATTGAAAAAGCTTTCTGCCCTAAGCCCAAATTAA
- a CDS encoding glutathione S-transferase family protein, translated as MQLLGSVASPFVRRLRLVLAGQPYQFVALNIFESEGRSVLVQHNPARKVPVLVDGEQVIFDSGVIYRYLASKLKFKPLSWDQENGLTTINACTDSLVELLLCKRSGFDVTEDKLFFNLQHERIQATLEALEQQIRAGHFGDWDYPGISLFTLIDWILFRDLVDLKPFPVLLQFRNAHLNRPMVAETDPRLS; from the coding sequence ATGCAGTTATTAGGTTCAGTGGCTTCCCCTTTTGTTCGTCGTTTACGTTTAGTACTGGCAGGGCAACCTTATCAGTTTGTAGCGCTTAATATTTTTGAGTCTGAAGGCCGTTCAGTGTTGGTACAACATAATCCGGCACGCAAAGTGCCTGTGTTAGTGGATGGAGAGCAGGTTATTTTTGATTCAGGCGTAATTTATCGTTATTTGGCTTCGAAACTGAAATTCAAACCATTGAGCTGGGATCAGGAAAACGGTCTGACGACCATCAATGCCTGCACAGACTCCTTGGTTGAATTACTGCTTTGTAAGCGCTCAGGTTTTGACGTGACTGAAGATAAATTGTTTTTTAATCTTCAGCATGAGCGAATTCAGGCGACGCTAGAGGCACTTGAGCAACAAATCAGGGCAGGGCATTTCGGTGACTGGGACTATCCTGGTATCAGTCTGTTCACTTTAATCGACTGGATATTGTTCCGCGATTTAGTCGACTTAAAACCCTTCCCTGTATTATTACAGTTCAGAAATGCGCATTTAAACCGGCCGATGGTCGCTGAAACCGACCCGCGTTTAAGCTAA
- a CDS encoding ABC transporter ATP-binding protein, producing MLGFFERLTNPFPDKEPTQPPQGLFAFCLHYSQGMVLPLILMSIATALLAALEVSLFGYMGQLVDWLVTKNPATFWQEEQDTLITMAIVMLLVLPGLVFFHSALIHQTILGNYPMSIRWLAHRYLLKQSLGFYQNEFAGRIATKVMQTALAVRETATKLLDVMVYVVVYFGSMLYLIADADWRLVLPMIAWLVIYTGLQFYFVPRLKQVATEQADARSEMTGRIVDSYTNISTIKLFSHTARESEYARDSMQLFLVPVYRQMRLATWLNICVQGLNYLLVFSIATLAIWLWSVNAVTVGSIAIAVSLALRLNGMSQWIMWEVSALFENIGTVADGIATLSQPQQIIDKADAKPLEVPQGQIEFKQLNFNYGKAAGEHGPVIDGLDLSIKPGEKVGLVGRSGAGKSTLVNLLLRFYDVNSGQILIDGQDIKTVSQESLRAHIAMVTQDTSLLHRTVRENILYGRPGATEAEMIEAARLAEADAFIQELTDPKGNSGYDAQVGERGVKLSGGQRQRIAIARVLLKNAPILILDEATSALDSEVESAIQHSLTQLMIGKTVIAIAHRLSTIAAMDRLIVLDQGRIVEQGSHQELIAKGGIYAQLWAHQTGGFIGVE from the coding sequence ATGCTGGGCTTTTTTGAACGCTTAACCAACCCTTTCCCTGATAAAGAGCCAACTCAGCCACCTCAAGGCCTGTTTGCATTTTGTTTGCATTACAGTCAAGGCATGGTGTTGCCTCTGATCCTGATGTCTATTGCGACAGCCTTACTGGCCGCATTAGAAGTGTCCTTATTTGGCTATATGGGGCAATTAGTCGATTGGTTGGTAACCAAGAATCCGGCTACTTTCTGGCAGGAAGAGCAGGATACCTTGATCACTATGGCCATAGTGATGTTGCTGGTGTTGCCTGGTTTGGTATTTTTTCACTCAGCCCTGATCCACCAAACTATATTGGGTAACTACCCTATGTCGATCCGCTGGCTGGCGCATCGTTATTTACTGAAACAAAGTTTGGGTTTCTACCAGAATGAATTCGCTGGTCGCATCGCCACTAAAGTGATGCAAACGGCTTTGGCAGTGCGCGAAACGGCCACCAAGCTGCTGGATGTGATGGTGTATGTGGTGGTGTATTTTGGCTCTATGTTGTATCTGATCGCCGATGCAGATTGGCGCTTGGTACTGCCGATGATTGCCTGGTTAGTCATATACACCGGCTTGCAGTTTTATTTTGTGCCGAGACTGAAACAAGTTGCAACAGAACAAGCCGATGCCCGTTCAGAAATGACAGGCCGTATTGTCGACAGCTACACCAATATCAGCACTATTAAACTGTTTTCACACACGGCTCGTGAGTCAGAATACGCCCGCGATAGCATGCAGCTGTTTCTGGTGCCTGTGTACAGACAAATGCGACTGGCTACCTGGCTCAATATTTGTGTGCAGGGTCTGAACTATCTGTTGGTGTTCTCTATTGCCACGCTGGCGATATGGCTTTGGTCTGTCAATGCCGTCACTGTGGGCTCTATTGCCATCGCAGTCAGTCTGGCGCTGCGTTTAAATGGTATGTCGCAGTGGATCATGTGGGAAGTCAGTGCACTGTTTGAAAACATAGGTACTGTGGCAGATGGTATTGCGACTTTGTCTCAGCCTCAGCAAATCATCGACAAAGCTGATGCGAAGCCGCTTGAAGTGCCACAAGGTCAGATTGAGTTTAAGCAACTGAACTTTAACTACGGCAAAGCAGCAGGTGAACATGGTCCTGTGATTGATGGTCTGGACTTGTCGATTAAACCCGGTGAAAAAGTAGGTTTAGTCGGCCGTTCTGGTGCTGGTAAATCCACGCTGGTGAACTTACTGCTGCGCTTTTATGATGTCAATTCAGGCCAGATTTTGATAGACGGTCAGGACATCAAAACTGTATCACAGGAAAGTCTTCGCGCTCATATAGCTATGGTGACCCAGGATACCTCCCTGCTACACCGTACTGTAAGGGAAAATATTTTATATGGTCGTCCTGGCGCTACCGAAGCGGAAATGATTGAAGCAGCCCGTTTAGCCGAAGCCGATGCTTTTATTCAGGAGCTTACCGATCCTAAAGGCAACAGTGGCTACGACGCTCAGGTGGGCGAACGTGGAGTCAAGCTTTCTGGTGGTCAACGTCAACGTATTGCAATAGCTCGGGTTTTACTGAAAAACGCCCCTATTCTGATTTTGGATGAAGCCACCTCAGCGCTGGACTCCGAAGTAGAATCAGCTATTCAGCATAGTCTGACTCAGTTGATGATAGGCAAAACGGTTATAGCCATTGCACACCGTTTATCTACCATAGCAGCTATGGACAGGCTGATCGTTCTGGATCAAGGTCGTATTGTGGAACAAGGCAGTCATCAGGAACTGATCGCCAAAGGCGGTATTTACGCTCAATTATGGGCGCATCAAACCGGCGGCTTTATTGGTGTGGAATAA
- a CDS encoding DMT family transporter: protein MFLTIVTKSENKCTEGFTKLAPSAVVIIGYGIAFYFLSLVLKSIPVGVAYAVWSGLGVVIITAIAWLLHGQKLDAWGFVGMGLIIAAFLLARSPSWKSLRRPTPW from the coding sequence CTGTTCCTTACCATTGTCACTAAATCAGAAAACAAATGTACCGAGGGCTTTACTAAGCTTGCCCCTTCCGCCGTTGTCATAATCGGTTATGGCATCGCATTTTATTTTCTTTCTCTGGTTCTGAAATCCATCCCTGTCGGTGTTGCTTATGCAGTCTGGTCGGGACTCGGCGTCGTCATAATTACAGCCATTGCCTGGTTGCTTCATGGGCAAAAGCTTGATGCGTGGGGCTTTGTAGGTATGGGGCTCATAATTGCTGCCTTTTTGCTCGCCCGATCCCCATCGTGGAAGTCGCTGCGGAGGCCGACGCCATGGTGA